The Nitrospiraceae bacterium genomic sequence GATCCTGGCGAGTATTGGAGGGCGGGAACGCCATCCCGCAACCACACCCCAACAGGTTACCGAAGCACCGATCATTCCGGCAGGATTCTATGGACACCAACAAAGCACCACACCGTTTACCCTTGGGCAGAGCAGCGCATCAGACCAGGATTTGATGCCGACCACCTACTTCACCCAAAAAGCCGGCGAGGCCTTACGAGTCACTCGATGGTTCCGACACGAATAGAGTTTTTAATGAAGACACAGACACAATCCACCATCGCCACGATCCTCATCTCAGCCATGCTGGCTTCATGCTCCACTCCCCAAGGAAAAGGTGACTTTTCGCAGAGCATTCCCTGCCAGCCCGGAAGCGCACAATTGACCGAAAGTCCCATGGCCTCGTTTGCGAAACAGGTCATTCTTAATCCGCTGGCTAATATCGGAGGCACGTTGCTGGCAACCGCTGCCGCCAATTACAGCCAACACTATACAGACAACTTAAATACGCTTCTTACCAAACTCGTCACACCGAAAAAGAAAAAGAAGAAGGAGTCTGATCAATATTACGGTGACCAGGGATTCCAGCAGGGACAACCAATCAATCCCTACACGGGCCTTCCCGTTCAGATTGATCCCTATACGGGCCTTCCTATTCAAACCGACCCGAACACCGGCCTGCCGCTCCAGGTTGATCCCAATACCGGACTCCCCATTGGAAACCAAGAAGGGTTTGATCCCGGACAATTTCCTGGAGATTCCAACTCCGGATACGGCGGGGCACCACCGTTCAATGATGGAACACCACAATACGGATTTGATGCAAACTATCCACATGTCCAAGGGCGTGGAGTACCAGGACAGCTTCCCCACGCAAGATTTCCCTCAACCCCTTGTGACCAGGAGGCGAACCCGCAGGCCTTCCAGGCCGGCGATTCGCAAACCCAACTTTCCGGCTACGATCCCAATGTGCCGCAACAAGAATATCCTCAAGATTTGAATGCGCAGGGCTATACGCAAGAAGATCCTTATGCCCAACATTCATACCCGCAAGACTCCTACACGCAGCCAGGACCGGAGACAGGAGTCCAAACCCAGGAGACAGAAACTCCGATCGGATTGGATGTCATCATGGTGAAGAAAGCAATTCGAAACGGAGCTCCCGTGGTCCTCCCGATTCAAGACGGCGACGTTCTCAGAGACGGACGCGGGAATGCGGCGGCAGGCGACAAATTTCGGATCATGTTCAGGCCCAACAGCGATGGGCATGTCTACGTTATCGCCATTGACGGTTCAGGCTGGGCGCAAGGCATCTTTCCGCCGCCAACAGCTCCCTTGGCCAATCCGGTCAAAGCAGGCGAACAATATATAATTCCCGAAGGCAACAACTGGTTTAGCCTTGATCAATTTAAGGGGATTGAAACCATCTTCTTCGTCGTGTCGCAGGACAAGCGTCAGGACATCGAAGAAATCCTCCAAAGCATCACCGGGCACGAACGTCCGGCATCCGAAAGTCCTCACCAGGTGACCAAAGTAGCCATGGTGCCCTATGGGGTGGGAAGAACCCGGCCGAGCGCCAAACCGTTCGGCCTCCCGGAAGGGTCAGGTTCGGATCACGCCATCATTCCCACAAGTTATCTGGCACAACAGGCCGGGCAGGATCTGCGGCTCACTCGCTGGTTCCGCCACGAATAGGGTGCGGTCACCAGGATAAGCATGATGTCATTCCATTAGATAGCTGGCCGGTATACACCTGACCGACAACGCTTCAATGACTCACCCCCTCCCACGACGTCCCTGGCTGCTCATGGGTACCAGCCTTCTCTTCAGCGGTTGTATGGCGCTCCCGTTTTTAATTCCCCCACTCGTAGAATTCGGGGCCAACCTCTTGAGAACAGCGGTTAACAACTACGGGAATGCCCATGAACAGAATATGGAACACCTGCTAGTGGCCCTTCAACAACCGAATAATCCAATGATGTCCCAAGGCATCATTGCTAATCCCTATGGACAACCTGGCGGAGATCAACAAACCGTGTATCCCGGTCAGGGTTACCAGGCTACGCAAGGATATCCCGCTCCTCAGGGATATCCATCCTCTCCAGGCTATCCTCAACAACCGTATGACCCTTATCAAAATCAGCAGCCGCAATACGCCGGGAATGCTCTCCCTCCCAATAACCCCTACCCGGACCAAGAGCAACAAGGAAATCCCTATTCCACCAATCCTGTCTACCCCAACCAACAAGTCTCGGTCCCAGGATATTCCTCCGCTCCACAGAATCAATATCCGCAGCAGAGCCAACAGGCCAATGCCTATCCGAACACTCAGGCTATGTATCCCAATCAGCAGAATCCGTACCCGAATCAGGCGCCCAATTCGAATCAACTACCAGAGACTCCCCAATACCAGACCGCTCAGCCGGAAACAGCACAGACCGGACCCGTGCCGATCAGCCTGGATGTGCTGCTGGTCAAAAAACATATGGTCAATGGGGTACAGTCCTACCTGCCCATTAAGGACGGGGACATTCTTCTGGATGGAAGAGGCAATCCGCAGGCCGGTGATAAATTCCGTGTCATGTTCCGCGCCAATACCGATTGCTTCGTCTATGTGATTGCGGTAGACGGAACGGCCTGGGCTCAAGGCATTTTCCCGACAGCCTCCAGCCCGTTTGCCAATCCGATTAAAGCCGGTCAGCAGTATATTCTGCCGGAAGGAACGAATTGGTTCAGCCTGGATCAGTTCAAAGGTATTGAAACCATCTTCGTGGTGGCCTCCCGCGCACCGCGCCAGGATATCGAACACATTCTGACGACTATTACCGGGCGCGAACGAAGTCCGACTGAAAAACCCCAAGCAGTTAGCGAACCCGCTATCATTCCCAATGGGTATTCCGGTGCACGTCCAGGTTTGTCCCCCTTTGCCTTTCCAGCCGCACAGAACCAGCAACAGGAATTACTTCCCACCACCTACTTTGTCAAAACAGCCGGCGAAGACCTCCGTATCACCCGCTGGTTCCGCCATCAGTAAACAAACGAATGTTTCAATCCACAAGGCACATTCGACATTCTCCAGAAAAATACATCCAGGGACTGTTGAATATTGTAATAATTTTGCCGTTTCATTCGCTTCTGAGTCACTGAG encodes the following:
- a CDS encoding DUF4384 domain-containing protein, which produces MKTQTQSTIATILISAMLASCSTPQGKGDFSQSIPCQPGSAQLTESPMASFAKQVILNPLANIGGTLLATAAANYSQHYTDNLNTLLTKLVTPKKKKKKESDQYYGDQGFQQGQPINPYTGLPVQIDPYTGLPIQTDPNTGLPLQVDPNTGLPIGNQEGFDPGQFPGDSNSGYGGAPPFNDGTPQYGFDANYPHVQGRGVPGQLPHARFPSTPCDQEANPQAFQAGDSQTQLSGYDPNVPQQEYPQDLNAQGYTQEDPYAQHSYPQDSYTQPGPETGVQTQETETPIGLDVIMVKKAIRNGAPVVLPIQDGDVLRDGRGNAAAGDKFRIMFRPNSDGHVYVIAIDGSGWAQGIFPPPTAPLANPVKAGEQYIIPEGNNWFSLDQFKGIETIFFVVSQDKRQDIEEILQSITGHERPASESPHQVTKVAMVPYGVGRTRPSAKPFGLPEGSGSDHAIIPTSYLAQQAGQDLRLTRWFRHE
- a CDS encoding DUF4384 domain-containing protein; amino-acid sequence: MTHPLPRRPWLLMGTSLLFSGCMALPFLIPPLVEFGANLLRTAVNNYGNAHEQNMEHLLVALQQPNNPMMSQGIIANPYGQPGGDQQTVYPGQGYQATQGYPAPQGYPSSPGYPQQPYDPYQNQQPQYAGNALPPNNPYPDQEQQGNPYSTNPVYPNQQVSVPGYSSAPQNQYPQQSQQANAYPNTQAMYPNQQNPYPNQAPNSNQLPETPQYQTAQPETAQTGPVPISLDVLLVKKHMVNGVQSYLPIKDGDILLDGRGNPQAGDKFRVMFRANTDCFVYVIAVDGTAWAQGIFPTASSPFANPIKAGQQYILPEGTNWFSLDQFKGIETIFVVASRAPRQDIEHILTTITGRERSPTEKPQAVSEPAIIPNGYSGARPGLSPFAFPAAQNQQQELLPTTYFVKTAGEDLRITRWFRHQ